A stretch of the Bdellovibrio sp. 22V genome encodes the following:
- a CDS encoding metal-sensing transcriptional repressor, with the protein MSHKKQHASHEDVSKRLKRAKGHLETVIAMIEDERECVDVARQLHAVVKALAAAKSVYIHDHIEHCLDGNHRDIDLDEIKEITKYIS; encoded by the coding sequence ATGTCACACAAAAAGCAACACGCAAGTCATGAAGATGTCTCGAAACGCTTAAAAAGAGCCAAAGGGCATCTTGAAACCGTTATTGCTATGATTGAAGACGAGCGAGAATGTGTGGACGTGGCCAGGCAGCTTCACGCTGTCGTGAAAGCTCTTGCTGCGGCAAAGAGTGTTTACATTCACGATCATATCGAACACTGCCTGGATGGAAATCACAGAGATATCGATCTTGACGAGATCAAAGAAATCACGAAGTACATTTCCTAG
- a CDS encoding ABC transporter substrate-binding protein: MLKIETQLLVGRLLTRSGDQAWDFVIPFALLHVFPGKLQIAAFYYLLIKIGSFLLTPWVGKWIDSNQRNRVVKNGIWIQFFAVLGGVFCFYFLDGAVHRQWAYFEGNGVIVFLFALLAIFGIFASLGSLITDISVGNDLAPALVSSDKLTEFNSWLRRIDLGTEVAAPIVAGILFALDSVHVHLLGLWLVALWNLISFVPEYILLLNVIKVSGLQSKEIEAPKTWKELFHFNIKESVANPIFWLIFSYALLWLSVLSPHGVLLAGYLQDEMALPEAQIGLFRGLGAVFGLISTVTFPYFVHRWGLIGSSKLHLGFQGVMLVMGIVAFAVGSTTGIYIFLVCILFSRIGLYGFSNGEFELRQRLIPERKRGELNSLSYLTTTMATLVLFGAGSLLPGTQDFKYLVYGSLAAVLIANVVFLRWADKNKAAARD, encoded by the coding sequence ATGTTAAAGATTGAAACACAGCTGCTGGTTGGAAGGCTTTTGACGAGATCTGGAGACCAAGCTTGGGACTTTGTGATTCCCTTTGCTTTGCTTCATGTGTTTCCAGGAAAGCTGCAGATCGCAGCGTTCTATTATCTTCTCATAAAAATCGGTTCCTTTTTATTAACTCCCTGGGTGGGGAAGTGGATTGATTCCAATCAACGCAACCGCGTCGTAAAAAACGGCATCTGGATTCAGTTCTTCGCTGTTCTGGGGGGTGTCTTCTGTTTTTACTTCTTGGACGGAGCGGTTCATCGCCAATGGGCGTACTTTGAAGGAAACGGAGTGATTGTTTTTCTTTTTGCCCTGCTTGCGATTTTTGGCATCTTTGCTTCGTTAGGCTCGCTGATCACGGATATCTCTGTGGGGAACGATCTGGCGCCCGCGTTGGTTTCTTCCGACAAATTGACAGAGTTCAATAGTTGGTTGCGACGGATTGATTTAGGGACGGAGGTTGCGGCTCCGATTGTCGCGGGGATTTTGTTCGCTTTAGATTCCGTGCATGTTCATCTCTTGGGTTTGTGGCTTGTAGCGCTTTGGAATCTTATTTCTTTTGTGCCCGAGTACATCCTTCTTCTAAATGTCATCAAAGTTTCAGGACTGCAGAGCAAAGAGATTGAGGCCCCTAAAACTTGGAAAGAGCTCTTTCATTTCAATATCAAAGAGTCGGTTGCGAATCCCATTTTTTGGCTGATCTTCAGTTATGCGCTGTTGTGGCTATCCGTTTTAAGTCCGCATGGGGTTTTGCTCGCGGGATATTTGCAAGACGAGATGGCCTTGCCCGAGGCGCAAATAGGATTATTCAGAGGACTTGGTGCCGTCTTCGGTCTTATTTCAACGGTGACCTTTCCCTATTTTGTTCACAGATGGGGTTTGATCGGAAGCTCGAAGCTGCATTTAGGATTTCAAGGCGTGATGCTTGTGATGGGGATTGTCGCCTTCGCAGTGGGATCAACAACGGGCATCTATATTTTTCTTGTTTGTATTCTGTTTTCGCGCATTGGTCTTTATGGGTTTTCAAACGGCGAGTTTGAATTAAGGCAGCGTCTTATTCCCGAAAGAAAACGGGGAGAGTTGAATTCACTCAGCTATCTTACGACAACGATGGCCACTCTTGTGTTATTCGGCGCGGGCAGTCTTTTGCCCGGCACTCAGGATTTTAAATATTTAGTGTATGGCTCGCTCGCGGCCGTTCTTATCGCAAATGTCGTTTTCCTAAGATGGGCTGACAAGAATAAGGCCGCCGCTCGCGATTAG
- a CDS encoding kelch repeat-containing protein, translating into MPLLNGCTLEVAIDASEEITDLPSLDNTLNSSKLLRVQYPQIARVLNTSTTLPNGKILVAGGALNRSTTPTNLALSSAEIYDPETGVWSQAASLPQERLSHTATLLQNGKVLFIGGAINNVITTACLATASLYDPSTDTWSSAASLTTGRCFHTATLLPDGRVMVAGGRTENSISLVTANYISSVEIYNPTTNTWASAASMTAQRANHSAIVLKSGKVFIVGGRNTSTLVTTALYTPSSNTWAAGPSLTKSRKDHTTTLLPDGKVVIIGGMDNLTLLADTTVYDPTAGAVGSFSNGPAMPAVRKLHTATLVGNRVFVVGGGSDTSTYQDTMIYDPAANQWETFASLKSSTRYLHTANIAGKYLVILGGLPGTNYNSPVTTPEKLDISGFLWKSEASLSIARFIPTAALLKNGKVLVAGGVYTSPSLGYPVTTEIFDPVTNTWSTGADSTAPRARATATVLQNGKVLVVGGQDSANILNTTDIYDPDSNTWTAGPLLTKARSGHTATLLPNGKVLVLGGTGDFGGSIRPAEVEIYDPDTNTWSLGANMPTPCYYPSATLVPGGAGGKVVVIGGQTATYLTAAQIYDVATNTWTIGASMTTGRVAHAAVRMGGKIFVAAGYNSSSALSSVEIYDVATDTWQPGPAMTTARNSAGAATLPDGKIIVFGGQATTANVYATSEIYNPVTNTWSTDTRLLNNARGLPSVVTLEDQRILIIGGADPYNAMTSVESYRAGVAAAEEWQVPPLLPGRGAHIATLLKDGRILVTGGNEGTKIIGSTAIYNPATNQWQKGPDLSTPRQNHTATLLASGKVFIAGGSGAGGGLGYNQTADIFDPSTNTITTMPLLMERAAHSAIALPNGKVLLSGGINTTDITTKNEICDPVTGTCTASADRPNGLYDAVIPLNSDKYLFIGAYGNVTYQPSTDTWTAVVSMTAQRAYHAAIRLLSGKVMVIGGVNVLDGQTLASTEIYDPDTNTWTAGPPLDTPIQYVIANLLPSGEIVVTGGTRSDTSSDANVRVYNPETNQWALATPLKEARALHTATLLSNGHLMVYGGDNSTFGVLPFWEQVFDP; encoded by the coding sequence AACGGAAAAATTCTTGTGGCGGGCGGAGCCCTCAATAGGAGTACCACACCAACCAACCTCGCTCTTTCCAGTGCGGAAATTTATGATCCAGAGACAGGTGTTTGGTCGCAAGCAGCGTCTCTTCCCCAAGAACGACTTAGTCACACGGCGACCTTGCTTCAGAATGGAAAAGTTTTGTTCATCGGCGGAGCCATTAACAATGTCATCACCACTGCGTGCCTTGCTACCGCGTCTCTTTATGACCCAAGTACCGACACGTGGAGTTCGGCTGCTTCTTTGACAACGGGCCGTTGTTTTCACACAGCCACACTTCTTCCGGATGGACGTGTGATGGTCGCTGGCGGCAGAACGGAGAATTCTATATCTCTCGTAACGGCAAATTATATCAGCAGTGTTGAAATCTATAATCCTACAACCAACACGTGGGCCTCCGCTGCGAGCATGACAGCACAACGAGCAAACCATAGCGCAATCGTACTTAAGAGCGGTAAGGTCTTCATCGTAGGCGGGAGAAACACTTCAACGCTTGTAACGACAGCCCTTTATACTCCGTCCTCGAATACATGGGCTGCAGGTCCTTCACTGACAAAATCCAGAAAAGATCACACGACCACTCTGCTCCCTGATGGTAAAGTCGTTATCATTGGTGGAATGGACAATCTGACGTTACTTGCAGATACCACTGTGTACGATCCCACGGCTGGAGCCGTCGGTTCGTTTTCAAATGGTCCCGCCATGCCAGCTGTCCGTAAACTTCATACGGCGACTCTGGTTGGCAACAGGGTTTTTGTTGTCGGTGGTGGTTCCGACACAAGTACTTATCAAGACACGATGATTTACGATCCCGCTGCAAATCAGTGGGAAACCTTCGCGAGTCTTAAAAGCAGCACTCGTTATCTGCATACGGCGAACATCGCAGGCAAATATTTGGTTATTCTTGGCGGACTTCCAGGAACGAACTACAACTCTCCTGTGACGACGCCGGAAAAACTGGATATATCGGGGTTCCTCTGGAAATCCGAAGCCAGCTTGTCCATCGCACGTTTTATTCCTACTGCGGCCCTTTTAAAAAATGGCAAAGTGCTGGTGGCTGGCGGTGTTTATACATCACCAAGCTTGGGTTATCCCGTAACGACTGAAATCTTTGATCCTGTGACCAACACGTGGAGTACAGGCGCGGACTCTACGGCCCCACGAGCCCGTGCCACCGCCACTGTTTTACAGAACGGAAAAGTGCTTGTCGTTGGCGGTCAGGACTCGGCGAATATTTTAAATACGACAGACATCTATGATCCCGATTCAAACACGTGGACTGCAGGGCCTTTGTTAACTAAGGCTCGCTCCGGGCACACGGCAACTCTCTTACCGAATGGAAAAGTTCTTGTCTTAGGTGGAACTGGAGACTTCGGCGGCAGCATACGGCCCGCTGAAGTTGAGATCTATGATCCAGACACCAACACGTGGAGCCTTGGCGCCAACATGCCAACACCTTGTTATTATCCTTCAGCAACACTCGTCCCGGGAGGGGCCGGAGGAAAAGTCGTCGTCATCGGCGGCCAAACCGCCACCTATCTTACAGCGGCACAAATTTATGACGTTGCTACAAACACGTGGACCATTGGCGCTTCAATGACTACAGGCCGAGTCGCCCACGCCGCGGTTCGCATGGGCGGAAAAATTTTCGTCGCTGCCGGATATAACTCAAGCAGCGCTTTAAGCTCCGTCGAGATTTATGATGTCGCAACGGATACGTGGCAGCCGGGCCCCGCAATGACGACGGCGCGCAACTCTGCCGGAGCAGCCACTTTGCCCGACGGAAAAATCATCGTGTTTGGCGGACAGGCTACAACGGCTAACGTTTACGCCACATCTGAAATCTATAATCCTGTCACTAACACTTGGAGTACTGACACCCGACTTTTAAACAACGCTCGCGGCCTGCCTTCTGTTGTTACGCTGGAAGATCAACGCATCCTGATCATCGGCGGTGCCGATCCCTACAATGCCATGACGAGTGTGGAGTCGTACCGTGCAGGCGTTGCCGCTGCGGAAGAATGGCAAGTGCCTCCACTTTTACCCGGAAGAGGCGCGCATATCGCGACTCTTCTTAAAGACGGCAGAATTTTAGTTACTGGCGGAAATGAGGGCACAAAAATTATTGGCAGCACCGCGATTTACAACCCTGCGACAAATCAGTGGCAGAAAGGTCCCGATCTTTCAACCCCACGACAAAATCATACCGCGACACTTTTAGCTTCCGGAAAAGTATTTATCGCTGGTGGCTCAGGTGCCGGAGGTGGTTTAGGTTATAATCAGACCGCCGATATCTTCGATCCAAGCACAAATACGATCACCACGATGCCATTGCTTATGGAGCGTGCTGCTCATAGTGCAATCGCATTGCCCAATGGAAAAGTTCTGCTTTCTGGTGGGATCAATACGACAGATATTACGACGAAAAATGAAATTTGCGATCCCGTTACGGGAACGTGCACAGCTTCGGCGGACCGACCTAACGGGCTTTATGACGCTGTCATACCGTTGAATTCCGATAAATATTTATTCATCGGCGCTTACGGAAACGTGACGTATCAGCCTTCGACCGACACTTGGACTGCAGTCGTCTCCATGACAGCTCAACGCGCTTACCATGCGGCGATACGCCTACTCTCTGGCAAAGTTATGGTGATCGGAGGAGTCAACGTTTTGGATGGTCAAACTCTTGCCAGCACAGAAATTTATGATCCAGACACCAACACCTGGACCGCGGGACCCCCTCTTGATACGCCCATTCAATATGTAATCGCGAATCTTCTGCCCTCTGGGGAGATTGTCGTTACGGGAGGTACGAGAAGCGACACTAGCAGCGACGCTAATGTACGAGTTTATAATCCAGAGACAAATCAATGGGCGTTGGCAACACCGTTAAAAGAAGCACGTGCGCTTCATACGGCGACGCTTTTATCTAATGGCCATCTCATGGTCTATGGCGGTGACAATTCAACCTTTGGTGTTCTCCCTTTCTGGGAGCAAGTCTTCGATCCGTAG